From a region of the Halolamina sp. CBA1230 genome:
- a CDS encoding DUF1616 domain-containing protein: MAGRSRWLQLLPAPVRRLPADLAAVIALVGVTAAVVFLPVVSETPLRVVFGLPFVLFVPGYAFIAALFPEAGTFETSYDAAHDEVAAPNDRSGIDGIERVALSFGLSIAVVPLIGLVLNFTPWGIRLVPIMVAVSLFTLASTAVAARRRWALDPEDRLTVPWREWLGEARAELFEPESRADAALNVLLVASVLLAVGSVGYAVAVPQQGEAFTEFYLLTENEDGELVADDYPTEFTQGESESLVVGIGNHEHQSETYSVVVALQDVRIENTSGNTVNDSDGGGNISIAVEEEEELRRFQTQVAHNGTWHLQHNVTPTMTGEQLRLTYLLYKGEAPEDPTVENAYRELHLWVNVSDP; the protein is encoded by the coding sequence ATGGCTGGCCGGTCACGCTGGTTGCAACTCCTCCCTGCACCAGTCCGGCGACTGCCTGCCGATCTGGCCGCAGTCATCGCGCTGGTCGGCGTCACTGCAGCAGTCGTCTTCCTCCCGGTCGTTTCCGAAACGCCTCTTCGCGTGGTGTTCGGCCTCCCGTTCGTGCTGTTCGTTCCTGGGTACGCGTTCATCGCGGCGCTGTTCCCGGAGGCCGGAACGTTCGAGACGAGCTACGACGCGGCCCATGACGAAGTCGCGGCGCCGAACGATCGCTCGGGGATCGACGGCATCGAGCGCGTCGCGCTGTCGTTCGGCCTCTCGATCGCGGTGGTGCCGCTGATCGGGCTGGTGCTGAACTTCACGCCATGGGGGATCCGACTGGTGCCGATCATGGTCGCGGTGAGTCTGTTCACGCTGGCGTCGACGGCCGTCGCCGCGCGACGTCGCTGGGCGCTCGACCCCGAGGATCGGCTCACGGTGCCGTGGCGCGAGTGGCTCGGCGAAGCGCGCGCGGAGCTGTTCGAGCCCGAGTCGCGGGCGGATGCGGCGCTGAACGTGCTGTTGGTAGCGAGCGTCCTGCTGGCTGTTGGGAGTGTTGGCTACGCCGTCGCGGTGCCCCAGCAGGGGGAGGCGTTCACGGAGTTCTACCTGCTGACCGAAAACGAGGACGGCGAGTTGGTGGCCGACGACTACCCCACAGAGTTCACGCAGGGTGAAAGCGAGTCGCTGGTCGTCGGGATCGGGAACCACGAGCATCAGTCGGAGACGTATTCGGTGGTGGTCGCGTTACAGGACGTGCGGATCGAGAACACGTCGGGGAACACCGTGAACGACTCCGACGGCGGTGGGAACATCTCGATTGCCGTCGAGGAAGAGGAGGAGCTTCGACGTTTCCAGACGCAGGTCGCGCACAACGGGACGTGGCACCTCCAGCACAACGTAACGCCGACGATGACGGGCGAGCAGCTGCGGTTGACGTATCTGCTGTACAAGGGTGAGGCGCCCGAAGATCCGACGGTGGAGAACGCCTATCGAGAGCTGCATCTGTGGGTAAACGTCAGTGACCCATGA
- a CDS encoding helix-turn-helix domain-containing protein yields MDEFDPAPTTPHDWPDDADTFDRVYDVALGLTEPTSYGDVADLADCSPNAAKKHLDRLAEMGIVRADTEARPAHYERNDGYLEWQEASRIAHDLTVDEIIDRVRELEAERDHYEERFDATDPDTVSVFDDNHETVHERMEAVSDWQRIDRDIRLYELARQLAQNDGHLISA; encoded by the coding sequence ATGGACGAGTTCGATCCGGCGCCCACAACTCCCCACGACTGGCCGGACGACGCGGACACCTTCGACCGCGTCTACGACGTCGCCCTCGGTCTCACTGAGCCGACGAGCTACGGCGACGTCGCCGACCTCGCTGACTGCTCGCCCAACGCCGCGAAGAAACATCTCGACCGGCTCGCGGAGATGGGGATCGTCCGTGCGGACACTGAGGCCCGTCCAGCCCACTACGAACGCAACGATGGGTACCTGGAGTGGCAGGAGGCCAGCCGGATCGCCCACGACCTCACCGTCGACGAGATCATCGATCGCGTCCGCGAGCTCGAAGCCGAGCGCGACCACTACGAGGAGCGGTTCGACGCGACCGACCCGGATACAGTCTCAGTCTTCGACGATAACCACGAAACCGTCCACGAGCGGATGGAGGCGGTGAGCGACTGGCAGCGTATCGACCGGGATATCCGCCTCTACGAACTCGCTCGACAGCTCGCCCAGAACGACGGCCACCTGATTTCTGCGTAG
- a CDS encoding glycosyltransferase family 2 protein, which translates to MSSINNEQGVNGEREEYQLGEPQTAQESREEEGVLLPADSEATPAISLVMPTLNEEEGIRECIRRAKTAFRELGVQAEIIVSDSSTDRTPEIAREEGAIVVEPDGKGYGYAYQYAFEKARADVIAMGDADTTYDFEELPKLYELVANGDADMAMGSRLEGEIKPGAMPTLHQYVGNPLLTKFLNTFYGAGVSDAHSGMRVFTQEAWEAMGCETTGMEFASEMIMQAGAADLQIVEEPIVYHEREGEETLESFRDGWRHVRFMLLNAPGYLFSVPGMVLGLFGMLVMASVAFGVPGTSVTLGANSMIAGSLFTIVGYQVASMGIFATISGDPIRKPGDPVTEYVVERLNLERGATAGLVVGGVGATYAGYLVVQWVQSGFTSVPFTVGSILAFTAIVIGVQTVFSAFFMSAVASSR; encoded by the coding sequence ATGTCTAGCATAAACAACGAGCAGGGAGTCAACGGGGAGCGGGAAGAGTACCAGCTCGGGGAGCCACAGACGGCACAGGAGTCCCGAGAGGAGGAGGGCGTTCTGTTACCGGCCGATAGCGAGGCGACGCCGGCGATTTCGCTGGTGATGCCGACACTGAACGAGGAGGAGGGGATCCGAGAGTGTATCCGGCGGGCGAAAACCGCGTTCCGAGAACTCGGCGTGCAGGCCGAAATCATCGTCTCGGACAGTTCGACCGATCGAACGCCGGAGATCGCTCGCGAAGAAGGCGCGATCGTCGTCGAACCCGACGGCAAGGGGTACGGGTACGCGTACCAGTACGCGTTCGAGAAGGCCCGCGCGGACGTGATCGCGATGGGCGACGCCGACACCACGTACGACTTCGAGGAGCTGCCGAAGCTGTACGAACTGGTCGCCAACGGCGACGCCGACATGGCGATGGGGAGTCGGCTGGAGGGGGAGATCAAGCCCGGCGCGATGCCGACGCTGCATCAGTACGTCGGCAACCCACTGCTGACGAAGTTCCTGAACACGTTCTACGGCGCCGGCGTCTCCGACGCCCACTCCGGGATGCGCGTGTTCACTCAGGAGGCCTGGGAGGCGATGGGCTGTGAGACCACCGGCATGGAGTTCGCGTCCGAGATGATCATGCAGGCCGGGGCGGCCGACCTGCAAATCGTCGAGGAGCCGATCGTCTACCACGAGCGCGAGGGCGAGGAGACGCTGGAGAGCTTCAGGGACGGCTGGCGACACGTCCGGTTCATGCTGCTGAACGCCCCCGGGTATCTGTTCTCCGTGCCCGGGATGGTGCTGGGGCTGTTCGGGATGCTCGTCATGGCCAGTGTCGCGTTCGGCGTCCCCGGGACATCGGTGACGCTCGGGGCGAACTCGATGATCGCCGGGAGCCTGTTCACGATCGTCGGCTACCAAGTGGCGTCGATGGGCATCTTCGCGACGATCAGTGGCGATCCGATCCGGAAGCCCGGCGATCCGGTGACGGAGTACGTCGTCGAACGACTGAACCTGGAACGGGGGGCGACGGCTGGGCTGGTGGTCGGCGGTGTTGGTGCGACGTACGCCGGCTATCTGGTCGTACAGTGGGTCCAGAGTGGGTTCACGTCAGTGCCGTTTACGGTCGGGTCGATTCTCGCGTTCACCGCGATCGTCATCGGCGTGCAGACGGTGTTCTCCGCGTTCTTCATGAGCGCGGTGGCGAGTTCTCGGTAG